One segment of Colias croceus chromosome 15, ilColCroc2.1 DNA contains the following:
- the LOC123697887 gene encoding U5 small nuclear ribonucleoprotein 40 kDa protein, with translation MPELEIKRKADEYSVVPAKKTRHEISVAGTREKAVVTATVPRTSNLYAPIMLLEGHQGEIFTAKFHPEGKHLASAGFDRQIFLWNVYGQCENVMVMKGHTGAIMELCFSPDGAHMHTCATDNTVAVWDVPTGTRIKKLKGHANFVNSVSGARRGPELLVSASDDNTIKLWDARKRNPIASLDSSYPVTSVLFNDTAEKIISGGLDNVIKVWDIRTKSVSYKIKGHTDTVTGMALSYDGSYLLSNSMDNTLRIWDVRPFAPSERCVKLMSGHQHNFEKNLLRCAWSPDGSKVAAGSADRFLYIWDTTSRRVLYKLPGHNGAVNDVNFHRNEPIVLSASSDKQIYLGEIDN, from the exons atgccaGAGTTAGAAATAAAACGAAAAGCTGATGAATATTCCGTTGTGCCAGCAAAAAAGACACGCCATGAAATATCTGTTGCCGGTACTAGAGAAAAAGCTGTGGTTACAGCGACG GTTCCACGAACATCTAATCTGTACGCACCGATTATGTTACTAGAAGGTCATCAGGGTGAGATATTCACTGCTAAATTCCATCCAGAGGGCAAGCATCTCGCCTCTGCAGGATTTGACAGACAAATCT TTCTATGGAATGTTTACGGCCAGTGTGAGAATGTGATGGTGATGAAGGGGCACACGGGCGCGATCATGGAGCTGTGCTTCTCTCCAGATGGCGCCCACATGCACACGTGTGCGACGGACAACACTGTAGCCGTGTGGGATGTTCCCACGGGGACGAGGATCAAAAAGCTCAAGGGACATGCGAACTTTGTTAACTCTGTTTCAG gaGCAAGAAGAGGACCAGAACTTCTAGTGTCAGCTTCAgatgacaatacaataaaattgtggGATGCAAGAAAACGCAACCCCATCGCGTCACTTGATAGTTCCTACCCAGTTACATCAGTTTTATTCAATGACACAGCCGAGAAAATCATATCTGGAGGACttgataatgttattaaagTGTGGGATATTAGAACTAAGTCAGTATCTTATAAGATTAAAGGACACACGGATACAGTTACAG gtaTGGCGCTATCATACGACGGTTCGTACCTACTATCCAACTCAATGGACAACACATTAAGGATATGGGATGTCAGACCGTTTGCACCTTCGGAGAGATGTGTGAAACTCATGTCGGGACACCAGCATAACTTTGAAAAGAACCTTCTGCGGTGTGCCTGGTCTCCTGATGGTTCTAAG gtGGCAGCGGGTTCAGCAGACAGATTCCTATACATTTGGGACACAACATCGCGACGGGTGTTGTACAAACTGCCCGGTCACAATGGTGCGGTCAACGATGTCAACTTCCACAGAAATGAGCCCATTGTCCTGTCTGCGTCTAGTGATAAACAGATATATTTGGGAGAAATCGATAATTag
- the LOC123697970 gene encoding stimulator of interferon genes protein-like isoform X2: MVQGDGRNHIFVVEIIFALGLFIGRYIVYLLTIKAFHKICSVGFNVIYRKYKFEYDKILEKYKNDLTVLVVAAGLLIYQKEKVLEQDFVLLYIAFLITKYTQMEEKQKSINYGIGMACSFFEGYLAHIIPSDGASFVGFEENINIYEARHNVVFPVKKLFIIITKSLYCPPDLKHFNKTDKNLPYLEACQSLEAIEKDVAAVKNRRYRNSAYKIHRAAPPLYLAVECATPLHTLHRVLEKRALCEELGTVNVKEVVDDFCRTLGTLIEKSPDCRGKCVLVHFDDKDPNQNLADVLIEKIRELEPKFESMIKQDRF; the protein is encoded by the exons ATGGTCCAGGGAGATGGTAGAAATCACATTTTCGTTGTGGAAATTATATTTGCGTTAGGATTATTTATTG gtcGATACATTGTGTATCTTTTGACAATTAAAGCTTTTCACAAAATTTGTTCAGTGggttttaatgttatttaccgtaaatacaaatttgaatatgataaaatattagaaaaatacaAGAACGACTTGACAGTACTAGTGGTTGCTGCTGGCTTATTGATTTATCAGAAGGAGAAGGTGTTAGAACAAGACTTTGTTCTTTTATACATTGCATTCTTAATCACAAAGTACACTCAAATG GAGGAAAAACAAAAGTCCATAAATTATGGTATCGGAATGGCGTGTAGTTTCTTCGAGGGTTATCTGGCTCATATTATACCAAGTGATGGAGCTTCATTTGTTGGTTTTGAGgagaatataaacatttatgagGCAAGGCACAATGTAGTGTTTCcagttaaaaaattgtttattattataaccaaGTCACTGTATTGCCCTCCGGATTTAAAGCATTTCAATAAGACGGATAAAAACTTACCATACTTGGAAGCATGTCAG TCGCTAGAGGCCATAGAGAAGGATGTGGCCGCGGTGAAGAACCGCAGGTACCGGAACAGCGCATACAAGATACACCGAGCAGCCCCGCCCCTGTATCTCGCGGTCGAGTGCGCTACCCCACTGCACACGTTGCATAGAGTGCTAGAGAAGCGGGCCCTGTGTGAGG AACTCGGCACAGTAAATGTGAAGGAAGTTGTCGACGACTTTTGTAGAACGCTCGGAACGCTTATCGAGAAAAGCCCCGACTGCCGCGGGAAGTGTGTGCTCGTGCACTTTGATG ATAAAGATCCAAACCAGAATCTCGCAGACGTgcttatagaaaaaatacgTGAATTGGAGCCAAAGTTTGAAAGTATGATTAAGCAAGACAGGTTTTAA
- the LOC123697970 gene encoding stimulator of interferon genes protein-like isoform X1 — protein MVQGDGRNHIFVVEIIFALGLFIGSSSFDTDNNIKLAVTIGRYIVYLLTIKAFHKICSVGFNVIYRKYKFEYDKILEKYKNDLTVLVVAAGLLIYQKEKVLEQDFVLLYIAFLITKYTQMEEKQKSINYGIGMACSFFEGYLAHIIPSDGASFVGFEENINIYEARHNVVFPVKKLFIIITKSLYCPPDLKHFNKTDKNLPYLEACQSLEAIEKDVAAVKNRRYRNSAYKIHRAAPPLYLAVECATPLHTLHRVLEKRALCEELGTVNVKEVVDDFCRTLGTLIEKSPDCRGKCVLVHFDDKDPNQNLADVLIEKIRELEPKFESMIKQDRF, from the exons ATGGTCCAGGGAGATGGTAGAAATCACATTTTCGTTGTGGAAATTATATTTGCGTTAGGATTATTTATTG gtTCAAGCAGTTTTGatactgataataatattaaattggcAGTCACAATTG gtcGATACATTGTGTATCTTTTGACAATTAAAGCTTTTCACAAAATTTGTTCAGTGggttttaatgttatttaccgtaaatacaaatttgaatatgataaaatattagaaaaatacaAGAACGACTTGACAGTACTAGTGGTTGCTGCTGGCTTATTGATTTATCAGAAGGAGAAGGTGTTAGAACAAGACTTTGTTCTTTTATACATTGCATTCTTAATCACAAAGTACACTCAAATG GAGGAAAAACAAAAGTCCATAAATTATGGTATCGGAATGGCGTGTAGTTTCTTCGAGGGTTATCTGGCTCATATTATACCAAGTGATGGAGCTTCATTTGTTGGTTTTGAGgagaatataaacatttatgagGCAAGGCACAATGTAGTGTTTCcagttaaaaaattgtttattattataaccaaGTCACTGTATTGCCCTCCGGATTTAAAGCATTTCAATAAGACGGATAAAAACTTACCATACTTGGAAGCATGTCAG TCGCTAGAGGCCATAGAGAAGGATGTGGCCGCGGTGAAGAACCGCAGGTACCGGAACAGCGCATACAAGATACACCGAGCAGCCCCGCCCCTGTATCTCGCGGTCGAGTGCGCTACCCCACTGCACACGTTGCATAGAGTGCTAGAGAAGCGGGCCCTGTGTGAGG AACTCGGCACAGTAAATGTGAAGGAAGTTGTCGACGACTTTTGTAGAACGCTCGGAACGCTTATCGAGAAAAGCCCCGACTGCCGCGGGAAGTGTGTGCTCGTGCACTTTGATG ATAAAGATCCAAACCAGAATCTCGCAGACGTgcttatagaaaaaatacgTGAATTGGAGCCAAAGTTTGAAAGTATGATTAAGCAAGACAGGTTTTAA
- the LOC123697955 gene encoding nucleoside diphosphate kinase 6-like: MCTHNIMSKLQLSLAIIKPHAVKNPVALSYIRNVIKNKFVVIETKRVFLDQETAGNFYIEHAGKFFFNRLVTFMSSGYIDLHIIGHTNAIELWRKMLGPTKVYKAQFEDPTSLRGMFGISDTRNVAHGSDSPTSAEREIKFFFPEFSFYEWHTNKEEFYRKGPIIFNRHLFQHVRKL, encoded by the exons ATGTGTACTCATAACATAATGTCGAAATTACAGCTATCATTGGCTATTATCAAGCCTCATGCAGTAAAAAATCCAGTCGCCCTCTCATACATAAGAaacgttataaaaaataaatttgttgtGATTGAAACGAAAAGAGTTTTCCTGGATCAAGAAACTGCCGGTAATTTCTACATAGAGCATGCGGGAAAGTTCTTCTTCAACCGGCTTGTAACTTTCATGTCTAg TGGGTATATAGATTTACACATAATTGGGCATACAAATGCAATAGAACTGTGGAGGAAGATGCTAGGTCCAACCAAAGTTTACAAAGCGCAATTTGAAGATCCAACTTCTTTGCGAGGCATGTTTGGGATATCTGATACTAGGAATGTTGCTCATGGCTcag ACTCGCCAACATCAGCAGAGAGGGAAATCAAATTTTTCTTTCCCGAATTCTCCTTCTACGAATGGCACACAAACAAAGAAGAGTTCTATAGAAAAGGGCCCATTATATTTAATAGGCATTTGTTTCAGCATGTTAGAAAACTGTAA
- the LOC123698168 gene encoding nucleoporin-like protein amo1 — translation MVICKYFQQGCCRYGQNCRYEHVYSSKYTYHAGSNQQQAPASNTITDEQLINQVHQDIQAALKGGQWISSCYSPYKEKACFPGIADLSQEEARLIIYEAKANNTLDQAVTYMNNLFKETRQKYEQLVQPSAQIIKILRSLYNGDAVSSPFGSGNQGFGSNATSIFRSAVQQDPFKNQQAGVFSNNANQSTFSQQTTNPQSIFAQARQNIFGPSQPSNIFQTQPQESTTAKSIFAQATQNSFRQPQQQQQSVFATNQPQQNVFATNQQQNVFATNPQSVFATNQQQNVFSNNQQQNVFATNPQNVFAINQSQQNVFSNNQQQNPFGVQQNQTSNVFQQNDVFGVSKNAFQQQPVDDSNVYSKIEDLSQSDLDAFNSAEFKLGFIPELPPPHSLYV, via the exons AtggttatttgtaaatattttcaacaagGCTGTTGTCGTTATGGACAAAATTGCAGATATGAACATGTTTATAGTTCGAAATACACCTACCATG CAGGCTCAAACCAGCAACAAGCACCAGCAAGCAATACAATAACAGATGAACAGTTAATCAATCAAGTACACCAAGATATACAAGCGGCACTTAAGGGAGGACAGTGGATATCGAGTTGTTATTCACCATATAAAGAAAAAGCATGCTTTCCCGGTATTGCGGACTTGTCACAGGAAGAGGCTAGATTGATTATATATGAAGCTAAAGCTAATAATACCTTGGATCAAGCG GTCACATACatgaacaatttatttaaagaaaccAGACAGAAGTATGAACAATTAGTACAACCGTCGGCTcaaataattaagattttaaGAAGCTTGTACAATGGAGACGCAGTATCATCTCCTTTTGGATCTGGTAATCAAGGTTTTGGATCCAACGCTACTTCAATATTTCGCAGTGCAGTACAACAAGATCCCTTTAAAAACCAACAAGCTGGTGTGTTCAGCAATAATGCAAATCAAAGCACATTCAGTCAACAAACCACGAATCCGCAGTCAATTTTTGCTCAAGCACGTCAGAACATATTTGGCCCTTCACAACCGTCAAATATATTCCAAACGCAACCACAAGAAAGTACAACAGCAAAATCGATTTTCGCACAAGCCACTCAAAACAGTTTTAGACAGCCACAGCAACAACAACAAAGTGTTTTTGCAACGAATCAACCACAACAAAATGTTTTCGCGACAAATCAACAACAGAATGTATTTGCAACAAACCCACAGAGTGTTTTTGCAACAAATCAAcaacaaaatgtattttcgAATAATCAACAACAGAATGTATTTGCAACAAATCCACAGAACGTGTTTGCAATCAACCAATCACAACAAAATGTGTTTTCGAACAATCAACAACAGAATCCATTTGGTGTACAACAAAATCAAACTTCAAATGTATTTCAACAAAATGATGTGTTTGGTGTTTCGAAGAATGCTTTTCAGCAACAGCCTGTTGATGATAGCAACGTTTATAGCAAAATTGAAGACTTGTCTCAGAGTGATTTAGACGCTTTTAACAGTGCGGAGTTCAAATTAGGTTTCATACCAGAATTACCTCCACCTCATAGTTTATATGTTTAA